One genomic region from Branchiostoma lanceolatum isolate klBraLanc5 chromosome 7, klBraLanc5.hap2, whole genome shotgun sequence encodes:
- the LOC136438031 gene encoding galactosylceramide sulfotransferase-like, whose protein sequence is MADVKQQIVCGFAILAAVGILSLLSSSLDLNKERVYYMPPIQGSQIRVCKPETNVAFIKTHKTGSSTMMQVFQRFGYLRNLSFVLPESGKINGLYPYGIRNTTKYLPPEGKKFDILTHHAVYDRARITQQLSENATFVTIIREPMGRLKSAFNFYKLAKKFRISGPNALLKFLENPGKYENNITKNSDSLVKNNIALELSFPLKKLSSKDGVKNDTIIRDFVDKISREFDLVMVMEYFDESLVLLRRLMCWDMHDILNFKYNSYKYDLGNTSLSEQLIQNYRQQNAIDYALYEHFNRTLWRKINMAGSDFREELAHFRWLQTTMKTQCNRQSDDFAPIYIGETAWNAGFHIDATFCTWMKMWHQCYFTLLRDRNLRIQQYKQGIRQGPNPSAKCGFYCRPYCVLCTDIKKFCTRHEYVTHLYREGLLLPDQSSSVKVIGHNQAIHGGIPEAIS, encoded by the exons ATGGCGGATGTAAAGCAGCAAATCGTCTGCGGTTTTGCCATCCTGGCGGCAGTGGGGATTCTCAGTTTGCTTTCGTCATCACTTGATCTGAACAAGGAAAG GGTGTATTATATGCCACCTATCCAAGGATCACAGATACGTGTTTGTAAACCCGAAACCAACGTTGCCTTCATCAAAACCCACAAGACGGGAAGCAGCACCATGATGCAAGTGTTCCAGCGCTTCGGCTATCTTCGGAACCTCTCGTTCGTGCTACCGGAGTCGGGAAAAATCAACGGATTGTATCCGTACGGCATTCGGAACACCACAAAATACCTTCCGCCGGAAGGGAAGAAGTTCGACATCTTGACGCATCACGCCGTCTACGATAGAGCCAGGATAACGCAACAGCTGTCTGAGAACGCCACGTTTGTAACCATCATCAGGGAGCCGATGGGGCGTCTGAAATCTGCCTTTAACTTTTACAAGCTGGCAAAGAAGTTCCGTATTTCCGGGCCAAACGCCCTGCTTAAGTTCCTGGAAAACCCAGGAAAATACGAAAACAATATTACAAAAAACTCCGATTCGTTAGTAAAAAACAACATTGCATTAGAGCTGAGTTTCCCCCTGAAGAAGCTATCATCCAAAGATGGAGTAAAGAACGACACCATCATCCGGGACTTTGTCGACAAGATCTCGCGAGAGTTTGACCTCGTGATGGTGATGGAGTATTTCGATGAATCCTTGGTGCTGCTGAGGCGGCTGATGTGTTGGGACATGCACGACATTCTCAACTTTAAATACAATAGTTATAAGTACGACCTAGGAAACACTTCCCTTTCGGAGCAGCTGATACAAAACTATCGTCAGCAGAACGCCATCGACTACGCTCTCTACGAACACTTCAACCGGACATTGTGGAGGAAGATCAACATGGCGGGTAGCGACTTCCGGGAAGAGCTGGCCCACTTCCGGTGGCTGCAAACAACGATGAAGACTCAGTGTAATCGGCAGTCTGACGACTTCGCTCCGATCTACATCGGTGAAACTGCCTGGAATGCCGGGTTCCACATCGATGCGACGTTTTGTACTTGGATGAAGATGTGGCATCAGTGTTATTTTACCTTACTCAGAGACAGGAATCTCCGAATTCAGCAATACAAGCAAGGAATCCGGCAAGGCCCAAATCCTTCAGCGAAATGCGGTTTCTACTGTCGACCATACTGCGTTCTTTGCACGGACATTAAGAAGTTTTGTACTCGCCACGAGTACGTCACTCATCTCTACCGGGAGGGTCTTCTACTGCCGGACCAGTCGAGCTCTGTTAAAGTAATAGGTCATAATCAGGCCATACATGGCGGAATACCAGAAGCGATTTCttga